TGGTCATGAGTCCCTCAGCGGGTCAGGATCCTCCTCCAAGAAACGCAACTTCCCTTGCTGATGGGTTACTCGATGCGCAGAATCCTTCTGAACTCGGGCTTCACGGGCAAGGGCGTCGTGCGCATCTTCATCTCCTACGCCTCATCGGATCGCGCGATCGCCGAGGAGCTCTACCACGCCCTCGTCCAGCAGGGTCATCGCGTCTTCATCGATTCGATCGATCTGCGCGCGGGCGATGCCTACCATGCGGAGCTCAAGGCGCAGGTGGCGTCCGCGGACCGGATGCTCGTGTTGATCAGCGACGCAGCCCTCGACCCTTCGCGCTACACCCTCACCGAACTCGGCTACGCCCAGGAGCGCTGGCCGGACCCCACGGGCCGTGTGCTCCCCATCGCTATCTCCGACTACGATCCGAGTCGCCTGCCGCCTTACCTGCGCTCGATCACCGTGCTCGAGCCCAAGGGCAACGCGATCGCTGCGGTGCTGCACGCGCTAGCCGGTGACGGTGGCCGACGTCACGGTTTACTAACGGCTGCATTGGGCGTGTTGCTGGCAGGAGTCGTCATGGGTGGTGCCTATCTCCTGCGGACACCGTCGACCCCGGCGGAGGCCCCCCTTCGCTTCTTACGCGTAGCCCTGGATGCTGAAAACGCGTACTGGGAGGAGATCCCGCGCGATCGACCGAACTACTACTACGAACGTGGACTCGCCATGGCGGGCGATGATCCCGAGCTCGCAGCCGACCTGGAGGCGCGCAAGGCGGAGGGCGCCTACGTGTGTCCAGCCCTCTTCACCCATCCCGATCGCTGCCGCCAGGCCGCTCGCTTCTTCGCCCAGAAGGATCTGCAGAACGAGGCCATCGATCCGAGCTTCGACATCCTGCTCTCGAACCACACGGGGGAGGCGTTGGTCATCCTCTCGCTGGGGGTGGAGATCGAGTTCGC
This region of Pseudomonadota bacterium genomic DNA includes:
- a CDS encoding toll/interleukin-1 receptor domain-containing protein; translated protein: MRRILLNSGFTGKGVVRIFISYASSDRAIAEELYHALVQQGHRVFIDSIDLRAGDAYHAELKAQVASADRMLVLISDAALDPSRYTLTELGYAQERWPDPTGRVLPIAISDYDPSRLPPYLRSITVLEPKGNAIAAVLHALAGDGGRRHGLLTAALGVLLAGVVMGGAYLLRTPSTPAEAPLRFLRVALDAENAYWEEIPRDRPNYYYERGLAMAGDDPELAADLEARKAEGAYVCPALFTHPDRCRQAARFFAQKDLQNEAIDPSFDILLSNHTGEALVILSLGVEIEFAAQITVSLGDWETTRVKIDEQYEIAMPAHPPSDSFRVGDTVVDASDALSDFVQTFGRYPSPSTLRSVIGALDYEWTGLPIVETTALGDPVYLQPDEPYRFGVVLTSYKSMPSNVVLRFRVETDRGEFWSEYYYLFAL